Proteins encoded in a region of the Solanum dulcamara chromosome 9, daSolDulc1.2, whole genome shotgun sequence genome:
- the LOC129902754 gene encoding peroxidase 12-like, whose amino-acid sequence MVSSTVASFLLVLVASFFVTEAQRPALVKGLSWSFLLGQAAGLLRLYFHDCFVQRCDSSVLLDGSAGGPSEQTAIPNLTLRKKSFKIIDDLRKRIQAECGQVVSCSDITAIAARDSVVLTGGPNYDVPLGRKDGLNFATEQATIDNLVAPFANTTTVLARLAVKGLDATDAVALSGAHTIGISHCTSFTDRLYPNQDSTMDKTFANNLKRSCPTADSNNTVNMDIRSPNVFDNKYFVDLMNRQGLFTSDQDLYTDRRTRGIVTSFAVNQSLFYEKFVIGMIKMGQLNVLTGGQGEIRNRCDRRNKDKKVDIATVVEELEETFSALF is encoded by the exons ATGGTGTCCAGTACTGTTGCAAGTTTTCTACTTGTTCTTGTTGCTTCTTTCTTTGTGACAGAAGCTCAGAGGCCTGCTTTAGTGAAAGGTCTTTCATGGTCATTTCTACTTGGCCAAGCTGCTGGCTTACTTCGACTTTATTTCCATGATTGCTTTGTTCAG AGATGTGATAGTTCAGTGTTGCTGGATGGATCAGCAGGAGGGCCAAGTGAGCAAACTGCAATTCCAAATTTGACCCTAAGAAAGAAGTCATTCAAGATCATTGATGATCTTAGGAAAAGGATCCAAGCTGAGTGTGGCCAAGTTGTGTCTTGCTCTGATATTACTGCCATTGCTGCTAGGGACTCTGTTGTCTTG ACCGGTGGGCCCAACTACGATGTCCCCTTAGGAAGAAAAGACGGACTCAACTTCGCAACAGAACAAGCGACCATAGACAACCTTGTCGCACCATTTGCCAACACTACAACCGTCCTCGCTCGCCTGGCAGTCAAAGGCCTCGACGCAACCGATGCAGTCGCCTTGTCTGGGGCCCACACTATCGGTATCAGCCACTGTACTTCCTTCACCGACCGTCTCTACCCGAACCAAGACTCCACAATGGACAAGACATTTGCTAACAACCTCAAACGTAGTTGCCCCACAGCTGACTCGAACAATACGGTCAACATGGACATTCGTAGCCCTAATGTGTTCGATAACAAGTACTTCGTTGATCTTATGAATAGACAAGGGCTATTTACGTCCGATCAAGATTTGTATACGGATAGAAGAACTCGAGGGATTGTTACGAGCTTTGCAGTGAATCAATCGTTGTTTTATGAGAAGTTTGTTATTGGTATGATTAAAATGGGACAATTGAACGTGTTGACTGGTGGACAAGGTGAAATTAGGAATAGGTGTGATAGGAGGAACAAGGATAAGAAGGTTGATATTGCAACTGTTGTTGAAGAATTGGAGGAAACCTTCTCTGctttattttaa
- the LOC129902755 gene encoding peroxidase 12-like — translation MASTGVSSSFELLFISSLLFFSQYFIVSSKGQGLPPLVKGLSWTFFDSTCPKLQSIVRKRLEKVFKDDIGQAAGLLRLHFHDCFVQGCDGSVMLDGSAGGPSEKTAIPNQTLRKESFKIIEDLRERVHKECGRIVSCSDIAALAARDAVVLTGGPNYVVPLGRRDGLNFATETATINNLVAPTANTTTLLTRLATKGFDATDVVALSGAHTIGISHCDSFTERLYPNQDSTMDQTFANNLKRSCPKVDSNNTVNMDIRSPNIFDNKYYVDLMNRQGLFTSDQDLYTDQRTRGIVTNFGTDQKVFFDKFVIAMIKMGQLNVSTGGQGEIRAKCSVRNKDKLLVDVFEGLEKTLAAAF, via the exons ATGGCTTCTACTGGTGTCTCTTCAAGCTTTGAGCTCTTGTTTATCTcctctcttttgtttttttctcaATATTTCATTGTCTCATCAAAAGGTCAAGGTCTTCCTCCTTTAGTGAAAGGGCTTTCATGGACATTCTTTGATTCAACTTGTCCAAAATTACAATCAATTGTTAGGAAGAGACTTGAGAAAGTTTTTAAGGATGATATTGGCCAAGCTGCTGGCTTGCTTCGTCTTCATTTCCATGATTGCTTTGTTCAG GGATGTGATGGATCAGTAATGCTAGATGGATCAGCAGGGGGTCCAAGTGAGAAAACTGCAATACCAAATCAGACACTAAGAAAAGAGTCATTTAAGATCATTGAAGATCTTAGAGAAAGAGTTCACAAGGAATGTGGAAGAATTGTTTCTTGCTCTGATATTGCTGCCCTTGCTGCTAGGGATGCTGTTGTCTTg ACTGGTGGCCCCAACTATGTTGTACCTTTGGGAAGAAGAGATGGACTTAACTTTGCTACGGAAACCGCAACCATAAACAACCTCGTTGCACCAACTGCCAACACTACAACCCTCCTCACTCGCCTGGCTACCAAAGGCTTCGACGCCACGGACGTCGTCGCCTTGTCTGGGGCCCACACTATCGGTATCAGCCACTGCGATTCCTTCACGGAACGTCTCTACCCGAACCAAGACTCCACCATGGACCAAACATTCGCTAACAACCTCAAACGTAGTTGCCCTAAAGTTGACTCAAACAACACGGTCAACATGGACATTCGTAGCCCTAATATTTTTGACAATAAGTACTATGTTGATCTCATGAATAGGCAAGGGCTTTTTACGTCCGATCAAGATTTGTACACGGATCAAAGGACTCGAGGGATCGTTACGAATTTTGGTACGGACCAAAAGGTTTTTTTTGACAAGTTTGTAATAGCCATGATTAAAATGGGACAATTGAACGTGTCGACTGGCGGACAAGGTGAAATTAGGGCTAAGTGCTCAGTGAGGAATAAGGATAAGTTGTTGGTTGATGTTTTTGAAGGATTGGAGAAAACCTTGGCTGCTGCATTTTAA
- the LOC129902121 gene encoding pyrophosphate-energized membrane proton pump 2 produces MDDDMEGGNLGPYQDRPRTFPSMKSKAYAPWIFRVLMRINSRILLVALLVCFGAIFYIGASTSPILVFVFSVCIISFFVSIYLTKWVLAKDEGPPEMSEISDAIRDGAEGFFRTQYGTISKMALLLGLAILGIYLFRKITPQQELSGLGRVTYACITVAAFLFGALCSGVAGYVGMWVSVRANVRVSSAARRSAREALQIAVRAGGFSALVVVGMAVMGVAILYAILYVWFGVDSTGTMKATDLPLLLVGYGFGASFVALFAQLGGGIFTKAADVGADLVGKVEQGIPEDDPRNPAVIADLVGDNVGDCAARGADLFESIAAEIISAMILGGTMAQRCKIEDPSGFILFPLVVHSFDLVISSVGIFSIRNKRDSGVIGTIEDPMKTLEKGYSVTIFLAVLTFGLSTRWLLYTEQAPSAWLNFALCGLVGIVTAYAFVWISKYYTDYKYEPVRTLALASSTGHGTNIIAGVSLGLESTALPVLVISLAIVSAFWLGRTSGLTDEVGNPTGGLFGTAVATMGMLSTAAYVLTMDMFGPIADNAGGIVEMSQQPESVREITDVLDAVGNTTKATTKGFAIGSAALASFLLFSAYMDEVAAFAQQPFKQVDIAIPEVFVGGLLGSMLIFLFSAWACAAVGRTAQEVVNEVRRQFIERPGIMDYKEKPDYGRCVSIVASASLKEMIKPGALAIISPTVAGVLFRILGYYTGHPLLGAKVVASMLMFATVSGILMALFLNTAGGAWDNAKKYIETGALGGKGSDTHKAAVTGDTVGDPFKDTAGPSLHVLIKMLATITLVMAPIFL; encoded by the exons ATTTTTCGTGTTCTCATGAGAATAAACTCTCGCATTCTTCTGGTGGCCCTGCTTGTTTGTTTTGGAGCTATCTTTTACATTGGTGCAAGTACCTCCCCCATCCTTGTGTTTGTGTTTTCAGTTTGTATCATCAGCTTTTTCGTGTCAATTTATCTTACTAAGTGGGTGCTGGCAAAGGATGAGGGACCACCTGAGATGTCCGAG ATATCAGATGCAATACGGGATGGAGCTGAAGGTTTCTTCAGAACTCAGTATGGGACCATCTCCAAGATGGCACTATTGCTGGGACTGGCTATACTAGGCATATATTTATTTCGTAAGATAACTCCTCAGCAAGAATTGTCTGGCTTAGGCAG GGTAACATATGCTTGTATTACGGTCGCTGCATTTCTTTTTGGGGCTCTATGTTCTGGTGTTGCTGGGTATGTTGGCATGTGGGTGTCGGTACGTGCAAATGTTCGAGTATCCAGTGCAGCAAGACGGTCAGCCCGCGAGGCATTGCAg ATAGCTGTTCGTGCTGGTGGATTTTCAGCATTAGTGGTTGTTGGTATGGCTGTAATGGGTGTTGCTATACTGTATGCAATTTTGTATGTGTGGTTCGGGGTGGATTCGACTGGTACAATGAAGGCAACCGATT TGCCTCTTCTACTAGTTGGGTATGGTTTTGGAGCTTCATTTGTTGCCCTTTTTGCTCAGTTGGGTGGTGGAATATTCACAAAGGCTGCTGATGTTGGAGCTGATCTTGTTGGAAAAGTAGAGCAGGGTATACCTGAAGACGACCCACGAAACCCTGCTGTAATTGCAGATCTG GTAGGAGACAATGTTGGCGACTGTGCTGCTCGAGGTGCAGATCTTTTCGAAAGTATAGCTGCGGAGATTATTAGTGCAATGATACTTGGAGGAACCATGGCTCAACGCTGCAAAATTGAAG ATCCATCCGGCTTTATTCTGTTTCCTCTAGTTGTTCATTCATTTGACCTGGTTATATCATCAGTTGGCATATTCTCTATTCGGAATAAAAGAGATTCTGGAGTAATTGGAACTATAGAGGATCCCATGAAAACTCTTGAAAAGGGGTACTCGGTGACAATATTTTTAGCTGTTCTGACATTTGGTTTG TCAACACGGTGGTTATTATATACCGAACAGGCTCCTTCTGCTTGGTTGAATTTTGCTTTATGCGGTCTGGTTGGAATTGTTACTGCCTATGCCTTTGTTTGGATATCAAAGTACTACACTGACTACAAATACGAGCCCGTGCGTACCTTAGCCCTTGCTAGCTCTACTGGTCACGGAACAAACATAATTGCGGGTGTTAGTTTGGGTCTGGAATCCACAGCTCTACCTGTCCTTGTCATAAGCTTGGCTATTGTTTCTGCTTTCTGGCTTGGTCGCACTTCAGGATTGACAGACGAAGTTGGAAATCCAACTGGGGGGTTGTTTGGCACTGCTGTAGCAACTATGGGAATGCTTAGTACGGCAGCGTATGTTCTCACCATGGATATGTTTGGTCCAATAGCTGATAATGCTGGTGGGATTGTTGAGATGAGCCAACAG CCTGAAAGTGTTCGTGAGATAACTGATGTTCTTGATGCTGTTGGGAACACTACCAAAGCTACAACCAAGGGATTTGCAATTGGATCTGCAGCACTTGCGTCATTTCTTCTGTTCAGTGCCTATATGGATGAGGTAGCTGCATTTGCTCAACAACCCTTCAAGCAG GTTGATATAGCGATACCTGAAGTATTTGTTGGTGGTTTGCTGGGTTCGATGCTCATCTTTCTGTTCAGTGCTTGGGCCTGTGCAGCTGTTGGTCGAACTGCTCAGGAAGTAGTCAATGAAGTAAGAAGGCAGTTTATTGAGAGGCCCGGGATCATG GACTATAAGGAGAAGCCAGATTATGGTCGATGTGTGTCCATTGTTGCATCTGCGTCTTTGAAGGAGATGATTAAACCTGGAGCCCTAGCTATCATATCCCCTACAGTTGCTG GTGTTCTTTTCCGCATTTTGGGCTACTACACGGGGCATCCTCTTCTTGGGGCTAAAGTTGTAGCTTCCATGTTGATGTTTGCCACGGTTTCTGGTATCCTTATGGCTCTTTTCCTCAACACTGCTGGTGGAGCCTGGGATAATGCAAAGAAATACATAGAAACAGGCGCTCTTGGAGGCAAAGGGAGTGACACCCACAAAGCAGCAGTTACTGGAGACAC GGTAGGAGACCCATTCAAAGATACAGCTGGACCTTCTCTCCATGTACTAATCAAAATGCTTGCAACAATAACCCTTGTGATGGCTCCTATCTTTCTATGA